The following proteins are co-located in the Vicinamibacterales bacterium genome:
- the rpiB gene encoding ribose 5-phosphate isomerase B, which translates to MLVALGADHAGFELKEALKRTLDERGVAYRDFGTDSATSVDYPDFAAEVARTVAEGRADRGILVCGSGVGMAIAANKVRGIRASVISDVEGAALAREHNDLNVLSLGARRMPIGLAADIVAAFLDTPFAGGRHLRRVQKIEPPVGPPGSPTTS; encoded by the coding sequence ATGCTCGTCGCGCTCGGCGCCGATCACGCTGGCTTCGAGTTGAAAGAGGCGCTCAAGCGGACGCTCGACGAGCGGGGCGTCGCCTACCGGGATTTCGGCACGGACTCGGCGACGTCGGTGGACTATCCGGACTTCGCCGCCGAGGTGGCCCGCACCGTGGCGGAGGGGCGCGCCGATCGCGGCATCCTCGTGTGCGGCAGCGGCGTCGGGATGGCCATCGCCGCCAACAAGGTGCGGGGCATCCGCGCCTCCGTCATCAGCGACGTCGAAGGCGCGGCGCTCGCCCGCGAACACAACGACCTGAACGTGCTGAGCCTCGGCGCGCGGCGCATGCCGATCGGCCTGGCCGCCGACATCGTGGCCGCCTTCCTCGACACGCCGTTCGCCGGCGGCCGTCACCTGCGGCGGGTCCAGAAGATCGAGCCCCCCGTCGGACCGCCCGGTTCCCCGACGACCTCGTGA
- the glyA gene encoding serine hydroxymethyltransferase, whose protein sequence is MSDTFDQALFHRSLADADPDVAAAIAAEAARQETGLELIASENFVSVAVLEAAGSVLTNKYAEGYPGKRYYGGCEHVDVVETLAIERAKALFGAEHANVQPHSGAQANMAVLLATLAPGDTILGMNLAHGGHLTHGHPLNFSGRYFTVVPYGVRASDERIDYDEVERLALEHRPKLLIAGASAYPRAIDYARLGEIAGRAGTRLMVDMAHIAGLVAAGLHPNPVPHADFVTTTTHKTLRGPRAGLILCRQAHAKDIDRAVFPGVQGGPLMHVIAAKAVCFKQAAEPAFMDYQRRVVANAVRLADALTAQGFRVVSGGTDTHLVLVDVVSRGLTGKAAEAALGRAAITVNKNAIPFDKNPPLVASGIRLGTPAMTTRGMGPAEAETVASLIGRVLASPDDAAVAATVKTEVEHLCQTFPLYRVGTTSRAQ, encoded by the coding sequence ATGAGCGACACCTTCGATCAGGCGCTGTTCCACCGCTCGCTCGCCGACGCCGACCCCGACGTCGCCGCGGCGATCGCCGCCGAGGCCGCCCGCCAGGAAACGGGCCTCGAACTCATCGCGTCGGAGAACTTCGTCAGCGTCGCCGTGCTCGAGGCGGCCGGCTCGGTGTTGACGAACAAGTACGCCGAGGGCTACCCGGGCAAGCGCTACTACGGCGGCTGCGAGCACGTGGACGTCGTCGAAACGCTGGCCATCGAACGCGCCAAGGCGCTCTTCGGCGCCGAGCATGCGAACGTCCAGCCGCACTCGGGCGCGCAGGCCAACATGGCCGTGCTGCTCGCCACGCTGGCGCCCGGGGACACCATCCTCGGCATGAACCTGGCGCACGGCGGCCACCTGACGCACGGGCATCCGCTGAACTTCTCCGGCCGCTATTTCACCGTCGTGCCCTACGGCGTGCGCGCCAGCGACGAGCGGATCGACTACGACGAAGTGGAGCGGCTCGCACTCGAACACCGGCCGAAGCTGCTCATCGCCGGCGCCAGCGCCTACCCCAGGGCCATCGACTACGCGCGCCTCGGCGAGATCGCCGGACGCGCCGGAACCCGGCTCATGGTGGACATGGCGCACATCGCCGGGCTGGTGGCGGCCGGCCTGCACCCCAATCCGGTCCCGCACGCCGACTTCGTCACGACCACCACGCACAAGACCCTCCGCGGGCCGCGGGCCGGCCTGATCCTCTGCCGCCAGGCGCACGCGAAGGACATCGATCGCGCGGTGTTCCCGGGCGTCCAGGGCGGGCCGCTGATGCACGTGATCGCGGCCAAGGCGGTCTGCTTCAAGCAGGCGGCCGAACCGGCGTTCATGGACTACCAGCGGCGGGTCGTCGCCAACGCGGTCCGGCTGGCCGACGCGCTCACCGCTCAGGGCTTCCGCGTGGTCAGCGGCGGCACCGACACCCACCTCGTGCTCGTGGACGTGGTCTCGCGCGGCCTCACCGGGAAGGCCGCGGAAGCGGCGCTGGGGCGCGCGGCGATCACCGTGAACAAGAACGCCATCCCCTTCGACAAGAACCCGCCGCTCGTCGCCAGCGGCATCCGCCTGGGCACGCCGGCGATGACCACCCGCGGGATGGGCCCCGCCGAAGCCGAGACCGTGGCGTCCCTGATCGGCCGGGTGCTGGCGTCGCCGGACGACGCGGCCGTCGCGGCGACGGTGAAGACCGAGGTCGAGCACCTGTGTCAGACGTTCCCGCTGTACCGCGTCGGGACGACCTCGCGGGCGCAGTAG